Proteins found in one Dermacentor silvarum isolate Dsil-2018 chromosome 8, BIME_Dsil_1.4, whole genome shotgun sequence genomic segment:
- the LOC119462637 gene encoding uncharacterized protein LOC119462637: MFPAVLLILAFIVLAFVGYNRLSTDPDDKERVAAGLPCSPRNISEFRIKSLRNLFKAWPFKALYSVGSRLRLFTLSATQMFRFKTSRQEWSRLEEDVSQSDDSPNVVNQEAAYNAHDISVKRDRSAAFQWLTFSTPNASSHRPWSSVQHALLQGSAGALRQDKTSRRRAEESNDRSRNPTAMPRTRISTLSTYTLMPSRAGRRTNLNSSVASSATKVPVTNAYGYRDAGITMRHSKTERHAPITFSTCRQGPQRRTGSPKASSPAGCLENTGRN; the protein is encoded by the exons ATGTTCCCGGCAGTGCTGCTCATCCTGGCATTCATTGTGCTTGCCTTTGTTGGTTATAACAG GTTGAGCACAGATCCAGACGACAAGGAGCGAGTTGCTGCGGGCCTTCCTTGCTCACCCAGGAACATTAGTGAATTTCGTATCAAAAGCCTGCGCAACTTGTTTAAAGCGTGGCCGTTTAAGGCGCTTTACAGCGTAGGCAGCCGACTTCGACTTTTTACTCTGAGTGCTACCCAAATGTTTAGATTTAAGACGTCTCGGCAGGAATGGTCACGGTTAGAAGAGGACGTCTCCCAGTCAGATGACTCGCCAAATGTGGTCAATCAAGAAGCCGCATATAACGCCCATGACATCAGTGTCAAAAGAGACAGAAGCGCCGCTTTTCAGTGGCTCACGTTCAGCACCCCCAATGCGTCGTCGCACCGTCCCTGGTCCTCCGTACAACATGCATTGCTGCAAGGGAGCGCAGGGGCACTAAGACAGGACAAGACTTCGCGTCGTCGAGCGGAGGAATCGAATGACCGATCGAGAAACCCAACAGCAATGCCAAGGACGAGAATATCGACGCTTTCAACGTATACATTGATGCCCAGCCGCGCAGGCCGAAGAACCAATTTAAATTCATCAGTGGCCTCGTCAGCGACCAAAGTGCCTGTTACGAACGCCTACGGATACAGGGATGCAGGTATTACGATGCGCCACAGCAAGACAGAGCGACATGCTCCGATAACCTTCAGCACTTGTCGCCAAGGCCCCCAACGTCGTACAGGTTCACCCAAAGCGAGCTCTCCGGCGGGATGCTTAGAAAACACAGGTCGGAACTAG